Part of the Longimicrobiaceae bacterium genome is shown below.
CCTCCGGGAGGCCGTACCTGCGCCGCGCCGCGGGGTCCTGCAGCGTGCCGGCGCGGCCGGCGCCGACGAAGGGCATGAGCCGGCTCTCGTTGAGGAAGGTGCCGTTCTCGACGAGCCGGGTGTTCGTCGGCGCGTTGCGAAAGCCGCGGACCCGCAGCCGCGTCTCGAACGCCAGGACCCGCTCTTCGCCCGGGCGCATCGGGTGGTCGAGGCGATAGATGCGGTAGTTGTGTCTTGAGTCGTCCACGATCAACCGGGCGCCGTCGATGCCGGCGCTGGTGAGCTCGAGGTCGTCCCCGAACACGCGGACGTGGATGTCCGAAATCGCCTCCGCCGTCAGGTTGCGGAGCCGCTGGCGGCCCTTCGTAAGCGCTCGCCGATCCTCCGGATAGAGGGCGACGTCGAGCGTCAGGTCCACGATCGCCGGCTGCGGCAGGTCGAAGTATCTCCCGAACCGCTTTTCGTACTCCGCCGCGTCGGCCTCGCTCGCGCTCCGCGTCCGGTACTGGTTGAGGACGTTGGTGTTGTAGTACGCATAGCCGCCGGCCGCGATGAACGTCAGCAGGGCGGCGCCGGCCGCCCATCCGGGCGGGCCGGCCAGCCGCCGTCTCGCGAGCGCGAGCCTCGGCTTCAGCCGGACCTCGGTGCCGCGTCTCCACAACACGTGCGCGGCGACCAGCAGCAGGACGGCGAACGCTCCCCAGTACACGCGGAACGTCCATGCCCCCTTCCAGAACGACCCGGCGCCGTTCATGTCGCTGAGGGGAATGCGGGGCGTCCCGCCGTACAGCAGGAGGTTGTGATCGATCGCCGTGTTCAGCTGCTGCCACACCAGGAAGAGCACCATGATCCCCCAGCCGACCGCCTTGTGGGGGCTGATCGCGTGGACGAAGATGGCCAGCGCCGCCAGGAGCAGCATGTCCCAGGTCCCCGGGAGCACGTACCAGAGCAGGTACTTGCCGAGCTCCAGGTCGGTGAAGCCGAGCGAGAGCTGGACGATGACGGACGCGACCACGCCCGTCAGCAGCATGGCCATGAGCACGAGCGCCATCGCCAGCGTCTTCGACACCACGTAGACCCAGCTCGGCATCGGGGCCGCGTCGACGATCTCATGCATCCTCCGGTCGCGCTCGCGCCATACGAGCTCGCCCGCGTAGTAGATGGCGACGATCAGCGGAATCACGAACAGGCCGTTCTCGATCTCCGGAATCATCGAGAGCGTCGTCGGGTACGTCGGCCGTCCGTCCGGGTCGCGCTGGGTGGTCAGGGAGACGAGGGTCGTGAACAGGCCCCACGCCATCAGCACGGGAAAGGCGGGGCTCAGGACCACCTGCTTCATCTCGAACCGGGTGCGCATCCACAGCAGTGCGCGCAGCGCCGCGCCGCCGTGCCGCGGGCCGGGCAGCGACGTGGGCCCCGCCGGCACGGATGGGCTCGCGGACGCCCGCTGCGCGAGCTTCTGCCTCTTTCGCTCGCGCTTCGACATCCCCTGGTCGGCGAAGCGGAAGGCGGCATGGGCGAGCGCCAGGCAGAGGATGGCGATGCCGATCCAGAGCAGGCGGTTGTAGAGCAGCGCCCCGGTGAAATCGGGCAGCATCACGTTCCGTTCGGCCACCGTCCAGTACCGCGTGGCGTCGCTGAGGGCGCGCGCGCCGAACGGATCCGCGAGGGCGACCGCCGTCTCGAGCTGCGGCCGGTCGGCGAAGGCGCCTTCCAGGACGAAAAAGGCCGAGACGAAGCCGATGACGCCCAGGTACGTCCCCATCATCGAGCGCGTGATCGTGGCCAGCGCGAAGAAGACGGCGGAGTGGATGAGGATGTTCGGCAGCGCGAGCAGGAAGTAGCCGTAGAGATGGTGGACGAGCCGGTTCGGTCCGAGGGTCGCGGGATCGGCCCAGGGCATCAGCGATCCGAGCCAGATGGCGAGCGGCACCGCCAGGAGGCAGAGCGCCGCGACCGCAAACGCGCCCAGGTAGCGGCCCATCAGGTACTCGAACCTGCTGATCCTCGTCGAGCGCACGATCGGGCCGAAGCCGGTCTCGTCGTCGCGGATCACGGCGTTGGCGACGAACGACGTCGTCACGAACATGAAGAAGATCGAGACCACCAGGTAGTTTCGGAGCGTGGCGTAGGCCGCGTTCTCCAGGAGGCCGCCTTCGGAGCCGAGCTCGAAGCCGTCCACGCTCATCGAGACGAAGAACAGCGCGAAGGCCGCCGCGGTCGTCACCCACAACAGCGGGTTCCGGAGCAGGTAGCGGAATTCGAAGCGGGCGATGTCGGTGAGCATCGTTGGCCTCAGGCGGCGCGGCGCGACTGCGCGAGCGTGCAGAAGTAGACGTCCTGGAGCGCGGCGTCCACGGAGGTGAAGCCGTTG
Proteins encoded:
- a CDS encoding ABC transporter permease — translated: MLTDIARFEFRYLLRNPLLWVTTAAAFALFFVSMSVDGFELGSEGGLLENAAYATLRNYLVVSIFFMFVTTSFVANAVIRDDETGFGPIVRSTRISRFEYLMGRYLGAFAVAALCLLAVPLAIWLGSLMPWADPATLGPNRLVHHLYGYFLLALPNILIHSAVFFALATITRSMMGTYLGVIGFVSAFFVLEGAFADRPQLETAVALADPFGARALSDATRYWTVAERNVMLPDFTGALLYNRLLWIGIAILCLALAHAAFRFADQGMSKRERKRQKLAQRASASPSVPAGPTSLPGPRHGGAALRALLWMRTRFEMKQVVLSPAFPVLMAWGLFTTLVSLTTQRDPDGRPTYPTTLSMIPEIENGLFVIPLIVAIYYAGELVWRERDRRMHEIVDAAPMPSWVYVVSKTLAMALVLMAMLLTGVVASVIVQLSLGFTDLELGKYLLWYVLPGTWDMLLLAALAIFVHAISPHKAVGWGIMVLFLVWQQLNTAIDHNLLLYGGTPRIPLSDMNGAGSFWKGAWTFRVYWGAFAVLLLVAAHVLWRRGTEVRLKPRLALARRRLAGPPGWAAGAALLTFIAAGGYAYYNTNVLNQYRTRSASEADAAEYEKRFGRYFDLPQPAIVDLTLDVALYPEDRRALTKGRQRLRNLTAEAISDIHVRVFGDDLELTSAGIDGARLIVDDSRHNYRIYRLDHPMRPGEERVLAFETRLRVRGFRNAPTNTRLVENGTFLNESRLMPFVGAGRAGTLQDPAARRRYGLPEAPGTPKLEDLSATAKPAPGRGWAMADITVSTSADQTPIAPGSKVSDVVRGGRRVARFVSDAPMHPRFSIQSARYAERHRQHAGVDLAVYYHPAHAWNVDRMLDALAASLDYYRANFGPYPFDHARIVEFPGYHDFAQAFAGTIPYSETVGFISDYDEPETIDYVTFLTAHELAHQYWAHQVVGADMEGREVLSETLAQYSAMMVAKGLYGEDGIRRALQFQLDRYLEGRGYTGEEEPPLIRVVGQDHVTYRKGAVVMYLLQKRLGEEAVNRALRSLLDRYRFKGAPYPRSVDFVDALRAEARTPEEQALITDLFERVTLYDLKVTGPTAVRRADGRWDVTVPVEATKFYANGGAETQTPLAERIEVGLFTAEPGRDAFDTSHVVLLERHPIRSGRRVLRFVTDRKPTYAGIDPYNFYIDRNSADNVLPVK